The proteins below are encoded in one region of Hordeum vulgare subsp. vulgare chromosome 3H, MorexV3_pseudomolecules_assembly, whole genome shotgun sequence:
- the LOC123443205 gene encoding G-type lectin S-receptor-like serine/threonine-protein kinase At2g19130 — translation MPTHGGGAARSLGPGNSPPIPAALLFLLLHGSLLAASATTDTIRGGKGISGNETLVSKSGGFELGFFPPGPGIHYFLGVRFRNMAGNSPAFWLGDRVVITDLPGASLEIFGDSLYINENGASLWWSPSPGGNVSSAAVAVLLDNGNLVVRDQGNSSLVLWQSFDYPGDAMLPGARLGLDKDTGKNVSLTFKSFSHNGSLGLDATRTNGFVLTTDGHANRGTFPEWMVSSEDNGSSLLLNRPETANGTEFLQFNLGQISLMRWSEPDPAANSTGGWVARWSFPSDCKSGGFFCGDFGACTDSGKCSCVDGFTPSYPIEWGLGYFVTGCSRSLPLSCGSGGLTEHEDSFAPLDKLQGLPYNGQDEVAGTDEDCRAACRSKCYCVAYSYGHGCKLWYHNLYNLSSAARPPYTKIYLRMGSKLRNKKGLQTRGIVLLVTGFIGIVSLVLISVLLWRFRRNSFGAGKFEVEGPLAVYSYAQIKKATMNFSDKIGEGGFGSVFRGTMPGSTAIAVKNLKVLGQAEKQFRTEVQTLGMIQHSNLVHLLGFCVKGKRRLLVYECMPNGSLDAHLFAEKSGPLSWDVRYQIALGIAKGLAYLHEECEDCIIHCDIKPENILLDAEFWPKIADFGMAKLLGREFNSALTTVRGTMGYLAPEWISGLPITKKADVYSFGIVLFEIISGRRSTEVVRFGNHRYFPVYAATHVSEGEVLCLLDARLEGDANVKELDVTCRVACWCIQDEENDRPSMGQVVRMLEGVLYTEMPPIPASFQNLMEGDNSVIYSDF, via the coding sequence ATGCCCACCCATGGCGGCGGTGCAGCGCGTTCGCTCGGCCCTGGCAACTCCCCACCCATACCGGCGGCGCTGTTATTCCTGCTCCTCCACGGTTCCCTGTTGGCCGCGTCCGCCACCACGGACACCATCCGGGGCGGCAAGGGCATCTCCGGGAACGAGACCCTGGTCTCCAAGAGCGGCGGCTTCGAGCTGGGCTTCTTTCCGCCGGGCCCCGGCATCCACTACTTCCTGGGTGTCCGGTTCAGGAACATGGCGGGGAACAGTCCCGCCTTCTGGCTCGGGGACAGGGTCGTCATCACCGACCTGCCCGGCGCATCGCTGGAGATCTTCGGCGACAGCCTCTACATCAACGAgaatggggccagcctctggtggTCGCCGTCGCCCGGCGGCAATGTGTCGTCCGCCGCCGTGGCGGTCCTTCTCGACAACGGAAACCTGGTCGTGAGGGACCAGGGGAACTCCTCTCTGGTCCTGTGGCAGAGCTTCGACTACCCCGGCGACGCGATGCTCCCCGGCGCGAGGCTCGGGCTCGACAAGGACACCGGGAAGAACGTCTCCCTGACGTTCAAGAGCTTCTCGCACAATGGCAGCCTCGGCCTCGACGCAACCCGGACGAACGGGTTCGTGCTCACCACCGACGGGCACGCCAACCGCGGTACCTTCCCGGAGTGGATGGTGTCCTCCGAAGACAACGGCAGCTCGCTGCTGCTGAATCGCCCGGAAACCGCGAATGGTACCGAGTTCTTGCAGTTCAATCTGGGGCAAATCAGCCTGATGAGGTGGTCGGAGCCGGATCCCGCCGCAAACAGCACCGGTGGCTGGGTCGCTCGCTGGTCCTTCCCTTCCGATTGCAAATCCGGCGGGTTCTTCTGCGGTGACTTCGGCGCCTGCACGGACAGCGGGAAGTGCAGCTGCGTGGACGGGTTCACGCCGTCGTACCCGATTGAGTGGGGGCTTGGGTACTTCGTCACCGGCTGCTCGAGGTCTCTCCCGCTGAGTTGCGGTTCCGGCGGCCTGACGGAGCACGAAGACTCGTTCGCCCCGTTGGACAAGCTGCAAGGGCTTCCTTACAACGGCCAGGACGAGGTGGCCGGAACCGACGAAGACTGCAGAGCGGCTTGCCGGAGCAAATGCTACTGCGTCGCCTACTCGTATGGCCATGGATGCAAGCTCTGGTACCACAACCTGTACAATCTGAGCTCGGCTGCTAGGCCTCCCTACACCAAGATCTACCTACGTATGGGCTCCAAGCTCAGGAACAAGAAAGGTTTGCAAACAAGAGGAATAGTGTTGTTGGTAACTGGATTCATAGGCATTGTTTCTTTGGTACTGATATCGGTACTGCTATGGAGATTCAGGAGGAATTCATTTGGTGCCGGGAAGTTTGAAGTAGAAGGCCCTCTTGCGGTCTACTCTTATGCACAGATCAAGAAAGCCACGATGAATTTCTCTGATAAAATAGGCGAGGGAGGATTCGGAAGTGTTTTCAGGGGAACAATGCCAGGATCAACTGCCATCGCTGTGAAGAATCTCAAAGTCCTCGGGCAGGCAGAGAAGCAATTCAGGACAGAAGTTCAGACACTTGGGATGATCCAGCACAGCAATCTTGTTCATCTCTTGGGATTTTGCGTCAAAGGGAAAAGAAGGTTGCTGGTGTATGAGTGCATGCCAAATGGCTCTTTGGATGCTCATCTCTTTGCAGAGAAGTCTGGTCCGTTGAGTTGGGATGTTCGGTACCAAATTGCACTAGGCATCGCCAAGGGTCTCGCCTATCTACATGAAGAATGCGAGGACTGCATCATACACTGCGACATCAAACCTGAGAACATATTGCTTGATGCGGAATTCTGGCCCAAGATTGCTGATTTCGGCATGGCGAAGCTGCTTGGACGAGAATTCAACTCCGCGCTGACCACTGTGCGAGGAACAATGGGATATCTCGCCCCAGAGTGGATATCCGGGCTGCCGATCACTAAGAAGGCAGATGTGTACAGTTTCGGCATTGTGCTATTCGAGATTATCTCGGGAAGAAGGAGCACTGAGGTGGTGAGATTTGGGAACCATCGATATTTTCCGGTCTATGCCGCTACTCATGTGAGTGAAGGGGAGGTTTTGTGCCTGCTGGATGCTAGGCTGGAAGGAGATGCCAATGTTAAGGAGCTGGATGTCACCTGTAGGGTCGCCTGCTGGTGCATTCAGGACGAGGAGAATGACAGGCCGTCAATGGGACAAGTTGTTCGCATGTTGGAAGGTGTCCTATACACTGAGATGCCCCCTATTCCAGCTTCGTTTCAGAACCTTATGGAGGGTGATAACAGTGTTATATACTCTGATTTCTGA